GCAAAGCTGGCCTAGCGATGCCCAGCCGCTGCTCGGCCACAAAATCAACAGCTTTACACCGCTGATGACCCGGGTAGAGCCGGACAAAATCGCCGCGATTGTAGAGGCTTCCAAGGAAAATCTGGAAAAGACGCCGCCGGTGGCAGCCAAGCCGGTCAAACCAGCCGCCGCCGTGGAAAACAATCCCGAGCAAGTAGCAAAATCGATAGCCGAGCCAATTGCCGAAGCGATAGAGATCGAAGACTTTGCCAAAATTGATTTGCGCATCGGTCGCATCGTCAAAGCCGAATCGGTGGAAGGCGCGGAGAAACTGCTGCAACTCACTGTCGATCTGGGCAGCGAAACGCGCAATATTTTCGCCGGTATCAAATCGGCCTACGCCCCGGAAGAACTGGAAGGCAAATTGACCGTGGTAGTGGCTAACCTCAAGCCGCGCAAAATGCGCTTCGGCACCTCGGAAGGCATGGTGCTGGCGGCCGGCCCCGGCGGTAAGGACATCTGGGTGCTATCGCCGGACCAAGGCGCGCAGCCGGGCATGCGGGTTAAATAAAGCCAAATTCCGAAGAACAGCTTATTGACAATGAGCGAGCAACACGAGGCATCCCTGGCCGAACAAATCGACGCACTACTACCGCAAACCCAATGCCGTAAATGCGGCTATCAGGGCTGCCGACCTTATGCGGAAGCCATCGCTAGCGGCGAAGCAGACATAGACCAGTGCCCACCGGGCGGTGACTCAGGCATCCAATTACTGGCCGAATTACTAAAAGTACCCGCCAAGCCTTTAAATCCGGCATTCGGTGTCCATCGCCCGCTACAGGTAGCCGTGATAGACGAGGCAGCTTGCATAGGCTGCACCAAATGCCTGCCGCCCTGCCCGACAGACGCCATCCTGGGCGCATCCAAGCACATGCATACCGTTATCGCCGCCTTGTGTACCGGCTGCGAATTATGCATTGCCCCCTGCCCGGTCAACTGCATCAGCATGATCCCGGCAAACGCCGAATGGACCACCGAGAATGCGGACCAATCCAGACGGCGTCACCAAGCCAAAAACCGCCGCCAAGCCAAAGCGGAAGCAGAAAAATCCGAACGGCTGAATCGGCAAAAACAACTGCTGGCGAAACTCAATAAAGGAAAAACCAGCGTTTAAACCCGGATTGGCAATGACTTTAACAACATTTAATCTTATAATGGCGCGCTTACCCGATTCGGCCCAGTAGCCGATACGTATCCTGAAAGGAAATTCTCTTAGGGTTTCAGGATTAGGGTAAAAAGCCTACACCGCTTGACCGCAAATCACATTGCGCCCGTAGCTCAGCTGGATAGAGCGCAGCCCTCCGGAGGCTGAGGCCAGAGGTTCGAATCCTCTCGGGCGCGCCATTTGACATGTTTCCCACCCTATCTTGACTCTGCGTGCGATGGTGCTGAGAGGCCTCTAGTAGCAAATAGTCTTTTGCCATGCCCGGCAAACCCGCTTCCGAAACCCTGATCAAATGGGCATTTAATATTAGCCTGCCCCTTAACGTCTCTGGAGTCGCCATACCCGCGAAAGCGGAAATCCAAAATAGCCGGTGGGTTATGGTTATAGCTGGAAAATCGATACTTAAAGACTAATAAACAGGCTAATCCGGATTGAAGTCACTCAAGGCGTTTTCAAGTTCCTCCAACAGGGTCTTTAACACTTCGGCTTCTTGAAGCAAATCGCTATTTTCCCCGCGGACGGCTGGCCCCGGAACGGTTTCCGCCTTAATGCTTGGTTTATCCGCTGCCGATTTAGCCGGCATATCGGTTAACAATGCTTCAAGCCCGCGGCCCAGGCCGCGTTTGGGTGGAATCTTGTTCATATCAGTTAATGACACCAGCAAATCCGCGACATTTGCGGCTGTTTAAGACCACCATCTCCCGCGCATCGACCCTGGTAACATCGGCGAAGCCTTGCTGCAACATCATATAAAATCCTCTTCTAATCCCGGGGAACCGAGCTAATACAAACCAAATCAACGAATACCGAAAAACATCCACTTCGCCTACCAACAGGCCATTTTAGCAATTTCCCTGCCGGCAAGCCGATCAGAGATACCCGTTCCGCTAGAATATCCTCCGCATTCCACACCTCGACACTTGCACCAACGCCACGAGTCGACATGAGGATGGTCAACAACAAGTCATTCATCCCCGCGGGTGCGGGGAACACTTGCTTTGCACCGGCTTATGCAGCGAGACATCCGGTTCATCCCCGCGGGTGCGTGGAACACTCGGTAATGCCGGCTTCCACTGCTTCCAGTTTGGCGGTTCATCCCCGCGGGTGCGGGGAACACAGCAGGAACGCCGCTTGCAATTGGAAAAACAACGGTTCATCCCCGCGGGTGCGGGGAACACGTTTCATGTCGGCCTGGACCCGCAGCAGCCGTCGGTTCATCCCCGCGGGTGCGGGGAACACTCTTCCAGATAACACGGCAGGGAGGCGACGATCGGTTCATCCCCGCGGGTGCGGGGAACACAATCCGCGTCGATTCCAAGGAAACCTTTCTACGGGTTCATTCCCGCGGGTGCGGGGAACACACTAATCGTAACTTATTGTTACGCATATAAAAATAACCTGGCTAAATTTCCACCAAATTTTTCGGTATTTTCCAAGTTGTTAAAAAGCTGGCGACTACCCTTACAGCGCCCTATATCCCAACAGGAATT
The window above is part of the Methylomonas sp. ZR1 genome. Proteins encoded here:
- a CDS encoding RnfABCDGE type electron transport complex subunit B → MSEQHEASLAEQIDALLPQTQCRKCGYQGCRPYAEAIASGEADIDQCPPGGDSGIQLLAELLKVPAKPLNPAFGVHRPLQVAVIDEAACIGCTKCLPPCPTDAILGASKHMHTVIAALCTGCELCIAPCPVNCISMIPANAEWTTENADQSRRRHQAKNRRQAKAEAEKSERLNRQKQLLAKLNKGKTSV